In the Mytilus trossulus isolate FHL-02 chromosome 1, PNRI_Mtr1.1.1.hap1, whole genome shotgun sequence genome, one interval contains:
- the LOC134683694 gene encoding DGAT1/2-independent enzyme synthesizing storage lipids-like, with protein sequence MLNGTIPYLTYMYVWESIDNLDINYWKWVLWVLYPIVISFLLPLVILLFFYGMALFLHVHNYRHRLREAYSQDFWDGARKTVSAFWDGQARIWHGYEIEGLDKIPKEGPALLIYYHGTIPIDFYYIIARCMLEKNRHIRAVGDNFLFHIPGWRLLMEVMRVTPGTIQSCVNVLKGGHLLGIAPGGVREALFGDEYYPVMWGNRNGFAKVAIQANVPIYPVFTQNLRESFRTPRIGRSWLRRLYEKTRLPIVPIYGIFPVKMKTFIGDPIYPKENMNPDELAKQVKESVQQLIHTHQRIPGNILKALVDRLGFEFSKPKQS encoded by the exons ATGTTGAATGGAACCATACCATAcctaacatacatgtatgtttgggAATCTATTGACAACCTTGACATCAACTACTGGAAATGGGTATTATGGGTACTGTACCCAATTGTCATATCCTTCCTGTTGCCATTGGtcattctattgtttttctatGGAATGGCTTTGTTTCTACATGTCCATAACTATCGACATCGTCTGCGGGAAGCTTATAGTCAAGACTTTTGGGATGGAGCAAGAAAGACGGTGTCAGCCTTTTGGGATGGTCAGGCAAGAATTTGGCATg GTTATGAAATTGAAGGCCTGGACAAGATTCCAAAAGAAGGACCAGCACTCTTAATATATTACCATGGTACCATACCAATAGATTTCTACTACATTATAGCTAGGTGTATGTTGGAAAAAAATAGACATATACGAGCTGTTGGGGATAACTTCTTATTTCACATTCCAG GTTGGAGACTGTTGATGGAAGTAATGAGAGTTACACCAGGGACTATACAGAGTTGTGTTAATGTTCTGAAGGGAGGACATCTTTTAGGAATTGCTCCAG GTGGTGTAAGAGAAGCCTTATTCGGAGATGAATATTATCCAGTAATGTGGGGTAATCGTAATGGATTTGCTAAAGTAGCTATCCAAGCTAATGTG CCAATATATCCAGTATTTACTCAGAATTTACGTGAGTCTTTCAGAACGCCAAGAATTGGAAGAA GTTGGCTGAGAAGATTATATGAGAAAACTAGATTACCAATAGTCCCTATTTATGGAATATTTCCTGTAAAAATGAA AACATTTATTGGAGATCCTATCTATCCAAAAGAAAACATGAATCCTGATGAGTTAGCAAAACAG GTTAAGGAGTCTGTCCAGCAGCTGATACATACTCATCAAAGAATACCAGGGAATATACTTAAAGCTCTGGTTGATAGGTTAGGCTTTGAATTTTCCAAACCGAAACAAAGTTAA